In Halichondria panicea chromosome 17, odHalPani1.1, whole genome shotgun sequence, a single window of DNA contains:
- the LOC135351319 gene encoding neurotrypsin-like isoform X2: MRKVVICDLHTEFQEALPIPMMNYSLWISVIVMSLVWAVGGQLSGDVRLIDTSGLTGGRGVGRLEVYYSGQWGTVCQDGFGPAGALVACRQLGFLGYVVYGIIRNSGDLAASESTPTWLDNLRCNGSESRLDECPQNPTGVHNCDRSDDVALVCAINGVLRLVNPATTWVASSGRLEFFNIDQWETVCDDSFGPNDARVACRQLGYTDYTKYGRVETLGFSQPSNSTRTWLNELHCLGTERILMDCPANTIGVEDCTHTQDVVLVCTANGDLRLVGNSGQIGGSSGRLGGL, encoded by the exons ATGCGTAAAGTTGTGATTTGTGACCTTCATACTGAATTCCAAGAAGCATTACCCATACCAATGATGAATTACTCACTGTGGATCTCAGTTATTGTCATGAGCCTGGTTTGGGCTGTTGGAG GACAATTGAGTGGAGATGTGAGGCTGATAGATACGTCAGGTTTAACAGGAGGCAGAGGAGTTGGTAGACTGGAGGTCTACTAtagtggacaatgggggacagtgtgtcagGATGGATTTGGTCCAGCTGGTGCACTTGTTGCTTGTCGTCAGCTTGGTTTCCTAGGTTATGTAGTATATGGAATCATACGGAA TTCTGGTGACCTAGCAGCGTCAGAATCCACTCCAACATGGTTGGACAACCTTCGCTGCAATGGTTCTGAAAGCAGACTGGATGAATGCCCACAAAATCCTACCGGAGTTCATAATTGTGACCGTTCTGATGATGTGGCATTAGTGTGTGCAATAA ATGGAGTTTTGAGACTAGTGAATCCTGCTACCACTTGGGTAGCCTCCTCTGGTAGACTGGAGTTCTTTAATATTGATCAGTGGGagacagtgtgtgatgacagCTTTGGTCCAAatgatgcaagagtggcttgtcgtcagctAGGGTACACAGACTATACCAAGTATGGAAGAGTAGAAACATTAGg TTTCTCCCAGCCTTCAAATTCCACCCGGACATGGCTGAATGAGCTTCATTGCTTAGGAACTGAGAGAATACTTATGGATTGTCCCgctaacactatcggagttgaagattgtACCCACACCCAAGATGTGGTCTTGGTCTGTACTGCAA
- the LOC135350843 gene encoding defense protein l(2)34Fc-like, protein MIMKLLVCTSLLLCSMVLLVECYPDGAPEESCKTLAPSSEKHDARPQTTTSPYSLNISGFNDGEGYHYELGKTYQLTLLGVDKHPFKGFFVEAREKKSSNETRPTGKFTVMQGDSVSRLSSCSVRTDGITQKSAVEKVAVTFEWTAPTLGVGDINFEFAVVQVKKIYWAHQLTASIKQKPSAL, encoded by the exons ATGATCATGAAGCTGCTTGTCTGCACCTCCTTGCTGTTGTGCTCTATGGTACTCTTGGTGGAGTGTTACCCCGATGGTGCTCCTGAAGAATCATGCAAAACCCTTGCTCCGTCTTCCGAAAAGCATGACGCACGTCCCCAAACAACAACAAGTCCTTATTCTCTTAACATTTCAGGCTTCAATGACGGAGAAGGCTATCATTACGAGCTTGGAAAAACTTACCAAT TGACTCTGCTTGGAGTGGACAAACATCCTTTCAAAGGGTTCTTTGTGGAGGCTCGAGAGAAGAAATCTAGTAATGAAACAAGGCCGACTGGGAAGTTCACCGTGATGCAGGGAGACTCAGTCAGCAGACTCAGCAGTTGCTCTGTCCGTACC GATGGGATCACACAGAAATCTGCTGTAGAAAAGGTAGCTGTCACTTTTGAGTGGACGGCGCCTACACTGGGAGTGGGAGACATTAACTTTGA GTTTGCAGTTGTTCAAGTGAAGAAGATTTACTGGGCACACCAGTTAACTGCTTCGATCAAGCAAAAGCCAA GTGCCCTCTGA
- the LOC135351329 gene encoding uncharacterized protein LOC135351329 → MHLLLFAVVLAITHQGHCFTDFRQDWDSILYVRPDNGSNTTCPRQPCKTLNQYANVSHLSNTWFMFMPGLHTLSLNFQIANLVSITLFSAAEKTAHIHCTVAAGFIFQNIATLTIRNLAISSCGQKISDKSFFSHFSLISFQAAVALKDVTALTMQSITIRDSNGYGIAAAGLYGYSTMKDCLLVNNTGRDDHNDRYVGGNFVLKYEDCPLEHTQEHIQVKISSSSFLNGNASLFPRKESFDILSQIRATGISVLLSCTNISIVLTNVTLYSNEAYSYTSKGGNLYILFESDIDYISNSILVENSRIENGNALLGGGAYIVAKTPTTNKGKYRHERCENTNAIMFRKTIFNSNIGQLRGGAMYLLFHETKSEESCPNLSIEIDNCNFTNNILNASNADSGVAINIYNYQINGVQVSSFPHYKVNITRCSFSNNKLVMTHRANTQDLIAGGATVYISKQKRETFISDSSFVNNSITAISAFNSIIVFSGNVTITNNTGLDGGGLVLCQSSYILFTSNTTLTFENNNATLSGGGIYAEDQCLQSKPLCFYQVYNDNNSLTTAQKISILDTIHVVMVNNTAGYAGSQIFGGFMDQCYTTFIKNSTNDYMYNKIFDESLWHWNNTFDQSYVTSFPKHICFCENNSKICGTQFVDKTMYPGQTFTVSLVAVGQFNHPVPATIIVTSISRGKPYHRTIKAKCTTLTLKVLSGQNITGEDKVVILIESDTGTLGGKYLRWINIKYRNCPLGTILNKTTGFCYWSAGDSTYNASDQTIRKPGLTWIGYHNDTDTDSKIGNGFIKFLYCPQLYCDYNVTSINISHSETFNQDRLFDQQCREHRHGILCGACKKPYSSAISSTKCVRCSDNSIIYRLLLLLGSLVIAVLALLFVLWCNVTITDGTINGFLFYTSMFHVSEELFLHPLHWSSYLSSLVAWFNLYIGMSVCFYNGFDVFGQVILNLFVPLFVWTGLGLLILISSKSSRITQFVGKNAVKVLATIILLSYTTILQAEVAVFSCSTIYYPNKTSKQHWLPDGNVLCWQGKHLALVVIGALFGIATVLYTLMLLFIQPLQRYSHVRGLRWVAKLKPFFDAYTSPHVIKHRYRFWTGLLLFIRMISTIWFAITSKNNEYKHYGVALTVICILILSIIVFLGGIYNQLWLNILNASFYTNLTILSFFSFYSATKQPEFSGQGNNTQITATYTSLVIAFVTFLFILSYHVYKRLKETGLLARCVGRIQGTQCWRAVDKGRIQYVRLPQEDPQDREMNNDFNGERQLDEEYNWERELDVQDRELNSEDDHVPRPDSREESSDPRSSGETN, encoded by the coding sequence ATGCATTTGCTACTATTTGCTGTTGTGTTGGCTATAACACATCAAGGACACTGCTTCACAGACTTCAGACAAGACTGGGACAGTATTTTGTACGTCAGACCAGACAATGGATCGAACACGACATGCCCAAGGCAACCATGCAAGACATTGAACCAATATGCAAATGTAAGTCATTTGAGCAATACATGGTTCATGTTCATGCCAGGATTGCACACTCTGAGTTTAAACTTTCAAATTGCCAATCTTGTGAGCATCACATTATTCAGTGCAGCAGAAAAAACAGCACACATTCATTGTACAGTAGCAGCGGGATTTATTTTTCAGAACATAGCTACTCTCACAATTAGAAACCTTGCCATCTCATCATGTGGACAAAAAATATCAGACAAAAGTTTTTTTAGTCATTTTAGTTTAATCTCCTTTCAAGCGGCGGTCGCTCTGAAGGATGTGACTGCTCTAACAATGCAATCAATAACCATTCGCGACAGTAATGGATACGGGATAGCTGCTGCGGGACTGTATGGATACTCAACAATGAAGGACTGCCTACTGGTGAACAACACTGGTAGGGATGATCACAACGACAGGTATGTCGGAGGTAATTTTGTATTAAAGTACGAAGACTGTCCACTGGAACACACTCAGGAGCACATACAAGTGAAAATTAGTAGTTCAAGCTTTTTGAATGGAAATGCGAGTTTATTTCCTCGAAAAGAGAGTTTTGATATTTTATCTCAAATCAGAGCTACCGGAATTTCGGTGTTACTATCCTGTACAAACATTAGCATTGTCCTGACTAACGTAACATTATATTCCAATGAAGCATATAGCTACACAAGCAAAGGAGGCAATCTTTATATCCTATTCGAAAGTGACATAGACTACATTAGCAATAGCATACTGGTGGAAAATAGCAGAATTGAAAATGGGAATGCTCTTTTGGGAGGGGGTGCTTACATTGTTGCTAAAACACCAACAACAAATAAGGGGAAGTACAGACACGAGCGGTGTGAAAACACAAATGCTATTATGTTCAGAAAAACCATTTTCAATAGCAACATAGGTCAACTAAGAGGAGGTGCAATGTATTTACTGTTTCATGAAACTAAATCGGAGGAGTCTTGTCCCAATTTATCCATTGAAATTGACAATTGTAATTTCACAAACAACATACTAAATGCTTCTAATGCTGATAGTGGAGTGGCAATCAACATATACAACTATCAAATTAATGGGGTACAAGTATCTTCTTTTCCACACTATAAAGTGAATATTACAAGGTGTAGCTTCAGTAATAACAAGCTAGTGATGACTCACAGAGCTAATACTCAAGATTTAATTGCAGGAGGAGCAACTGTTTACATTAGTAAACAGAAAAGAGAAACATTTATCAGTGACTCTAGCTTTGTAAACAACAGCATAACGGCCATTTCTGCTTTTAATTCTATTATAGTGTTTAGTGGCAATGTGACCATAACAAATAATACAGGCCTTGACGGTGGGGGCCTAGTTCTCTGCCAGAGTTCGTACATTTTGTTCACCTCAAATACCACATTGACATTTGAAAATAACAATGCTACTTTATCTGGAGGAGGCATATACGCAGAAGATCAGTGTTTACAATCTAAGCCACTGTGTTTTTACCAAGTGTACAATGACAATAATTCGTTAACTACAGCTCAAAAGATCTCAATATTGGACACTATTCACGTGGTAATGGTTAACAACACAGCTGGGTACGCTGGAAGTCAGATATTCGGAGGGTTTATGGATCAATGCTATACAACATTTATCAAGAACAGTACAaatgactacatgtacaacaagaTTTTCGATGAATCGTTGTGGCATTGGAACAATACATTCGATCAATCCTATGTGACTTCTTTTCCAAAACATATTTGCTTTTGTGAGAACAATTCGAAGATTTGTGGAACTCAATTTGTTGATAAAACCATGTATCCCGGTCAAACATTTACAGTGTCTCTAGTTGCTGTGGGACAATTTAACCATCCAGTTCCAGCTACTATTATCGTGACCAGCATCTCAAGAGGGAAACCTTACCACCGTACTATCAAAGCTAAATGCACCACATTAACACTGAAAGTGCTATCAGGACAAAATATTACAGGAGAAGATAAAGTGGTTATTCTCATAGAATCTGATACTGGGACTCTAGGAGGAAAATATTTACGATGGATAAACATAAAATATCGAAACTGTCCATTGGGAACTATATTAAACAAAACAACTGGCTTTTGTTATTGGTCTGCTGGAGACAGTACTTATAATGCTAGTGATCAAACTATTCGAAAACCAGGCTTAACATGGATAGGTTACCATAATGACACTGATACTGACTCCAAAATTGGAAATGGTTTCATAAAGTTTTTATACTGTCCCCAGCTCTATTGTGACTATAATGTAACATCTATAAACATCAGTCATTCAGAAACATTCAATCAGGATCGACTTTTTGATCAGCAATGTCGCGAACACAGACACGGCATTTTGTGTGGAGCATGTAAGAAGCCATACAGCTCGGCCATAAGTTCAACCAAGTGTGTCCGGTGTTCAGACAATAGCATTATATACCGGCTTCTCCTTCTGCTAGGCTCTCTAGTGATTGCTGTTCTAGCTCTGCTGTTCGTGCTTTGGTGTAACGTGACCATCACAGACGGAACAATAAATGGATTCCTATTCTACACTAGTATGTTTCATGTTAGCGAGGAATTGTTTTTGCATCCTTTGCATTGGTCTTCCTACCTATCCAGCCTGGTGGCTTGGTTCAACTTGTATATAGGCATGAGTGTGTGCTTTTATAATGGTTTTGATGTTTTTGGACAAGTCATCTTAAACTTGTTTGTTCCTCTATTTGTTTGGACAGGATTGGGACTATTGATTCTTATTAGCTCAAAATCCAGTCGGATTACTCAATTTGTTGGTAAGAATGCTGTGAAAGTGCTGGCTACAATTATACTACTTTCCTACACCACAATTCTTCAAGCTGAAGTAGCCGTGTTTTCCTGCTCAACGATATATTATCCTAACAAAACCAGTAAGCAACACTGGCTCCCTGATGGCAATGTATTGTGTTGGCAAGGGAAGCACCTAGCTCTGGTGGTGATTGGTGCTTTGTTTGGAATAGCTACTGTTCTGTATACTTTAATGCTCCTCTTTATTCAACCATTGCAAAGATATTCTCATGTGAGAGGACTGAGATGGGTGGCTAAACTAAAGCCATTTTTTGACGCTTACACTAGCCCACATGTGATTAAACATCGCTATCGATTCTGGACTGGACTATTACTCTTCATTAGAATGATTAGTACTATTTGGTTTGCTATAACCTCCAAGAACAACGAGTACAAACACTATGGGGTAGCATTGACAGTAATATGCATCCTAATTTTGAGTATAATTGTTTTTCTTGGTGGAATCTACAATCAATTGTGGTTGAATATTCTCAATGCTTCGTTTTACACAAATCTAActattttgtcatttttctcCTTCTATTCGGCTACAAAACAACCTGAATTTAGTGGACAAGGCAATAATACACAAATTACTGCCACCTACACTTCACTAGTCATAGCCTTTGTGACGTTCCTGTTCATTCTCTCCTACCATGTGTACAAGCGTCTGAAAGAGACCGGTCTGCTCGCTCGCTGTGTGGGAAGAATCCAGGGGACTCAGTGTTGGAGAGCTGTCGACAAAGGCAGGATACAATACGTAAGGCTGCCCCAAGAAGACCCTCAGGATCGAGAAATGAACAATGATTTCAATGGAGAGAGACAACTCGACGAGGAGTATAACTGGGAGAGAGAGCTAGATGTACAAGACAGAGAGCTCAATTCTGAAGATGATCATGTTCCAAGACCTGATTCACGTGAAGAAAGCAGCGATCCAAGATCAAGTGGAGAAACCAACTAA